A genome region from Eremothecium cymbalariae DBVPG#7215 chromosome 4, complete sequence includes the following:
- the LPL1 gene encoding putative hydrolase (similar to Ashbya gossypii ADR202C) produces MSDRGKHLLVLVHGLWGSHTHMGTLKQLLAETFAEDDEFNEDEILFYLPRENGYLKTLHGVDYMGYQVIIELCEFVKNYGERRIGKISFIGYSMGGLVSRYVIGKIFTECKELFGHMEPVFYMSFATPHLGLEFYTSQDPNSKSLVMDVFLMFLRFIGMHALGRSGRQMFLAYEQDDTLVKLTEGEFIKQLGRFKYRIAFANVKNDRTVAFYTSFISDYDPFIETNNKLLYKFDTQLPTKGVLGVNPRIVDFANLDPSVKCPNNRKFHLVLFWCVVFLSLAFTVFPLVLVFNLMATIYSYAVTIAEQSQIAKGDGRQILRQKLGLENNSNVTTGAETCEPDTDSADVSARCPSGESESISWSRFLAKYSSNTRIGNKFRRLPFDPKRAKMFANLNKLTWIRIPIYIKSINSHDGIVVRNGLKASSTMSIACACFTAHFTKYILLQEQKRAK; encoded by the coding sequence ATGAGTGATAGGGGCAAGCATTTGCTTGTGTTAGTACATGGCCTATGGGGGTCACACACACATATGGGTACGCTTAAGCAGTTGCTTGCGGAAACTTTTGCTGAGGACGACGAGTTCAATGAGGACGAGATACTGTTCTATTTGCCTCGTGAGAACGGTTATCTGAAGACGCTTCATGGGGTGGATTACATGGGGTACCAGGTGATTATTGAGTTGTGTGAATTTGTGAAGAATTATGGTGAGCGGCGGATAGGCAAGATTAGTTTTATTGGGTATTCGATGGGCGGGTTGGTATCGCGATATGTTATTGGGAAGATATTTACGGAGTGCAAGGAATTGTTTGGACACATGGAGCCTGTGTTCTATATGAGTTTTGCTACGCCCCACCTTGGTCTTGAGTTTTACACGTCGCAGGATCCCAATTCTAAGTCTCTGGTGATGGATGtgtttttaatgtttttaCGGTTTATCGGGATGCACGCGTTGGGTCGCAGCGGCAGGCAGATGTTTTTGGCCTATGAGCAAGATGATACGTTGGTGAAGTTGACTGAGGGTGAATTTATCAAGCAGCTGGGCCGCTTCAAATACCGGATTGCGTTTGCAAATGTGAAGAATGATCGTACGGTGGCGTTTTACACGTCGTTTATCAGCGACTACGATCCCTTTATCGAGACTAATAACAAATTGTTATACAAATTTGATACGCAGCTCCCTACCAAAGGAGTTCTTGGTGTGAACCCCCGGATTGTGGATTTTGCCAATCTTGATCCTTCTGTGAAGTGCCCAAATAACCGCAAATTCCACCTGGTGTTGTTCTGGTGTGTAGTGTTCCTCTCTCTGGCGTTTACGGTGTTCCCCCTAGTTCTGGTGTTCAATCTGATGGCAACAATATATAGTTATGCGGTTACTATCGCCGAACAGTCCCAGATAGCCAAGGGTGATGGACGTCAGATTCTCAGGCAGAAATTGGGGTTGGAAAACAACAGTAACGTTACAACCGGTGCCGAGACATGTGAACCTGATACCGATTCGGCGGATGTCTCGGCTAGATGTCCTTCAGGAGAAAGCGAGTCCATCTCATGGAGCAGGTTTTTGGCGAAATATTCATCGAACACTCGTATAGGCAACAAATTTCGGAGATTGCCCTTTGATCCTAAACGCGCTAAAATGTTCGCCAATTTAAACAAGTTAACCTGGATCAGGATTCCCATTTACATCAAATCAATCAACTCCCATGACGGCATTGTCGTGAGAAACGGTCTCAAAGCATCTTCGACCATGAGTATCGCCTGTGCCTGCTTCACTGCCCATTTCACGAAGTACATATTAttacaagaacaaaaaaggGCCAAATAA